The following DNA comes from Rhizobium lusitanum.
CGGGCCGGTTTTGACGAGATCGCCGAGTTCCGCGAAATAGCGGTAGGTGTCATGAGCGGCAAGGTAAGCGCGCGCATCCAGGCCAAGCAGCCGGGCACGGGTGAGCGTATCGGGCGTGACGATCGCGCCGGCGGCGTCCTCGGTGCCGTCAATGCCGTCGCTGTCGCCGGCAATTGCGAAGATGCCGTCCGCACCGGCAAGCCCGACCGCAAGCCCGAGCAGGAATTCCGTATTGCGCCCGCCGGCCCCGGCCGGCCCTTTGCCAATCGACACCGTCGTCTCTCCACCCGAAAGCAGCACCGCCGGAGTACGGATCGGGAGTCCCTTTGTTTTCGCGGAGCGGGCGATGCCGGCCATGACAATGCCGGCCTCCCTGGCTTCACCTTCTATGGCGTCGCCAAGGATGAGTGGGATAAGCCCGTTTCGCCTGGCCTCTTCGGCGGCGGCGGCAAGAGCGAGGGAAGGGGCTGCAATGATCGTAACCTCGCCCGACAAGGCCTCGGGTTTCGGTGTCTCTTTACCCTCGTCGAGCACCGCGCGCGCCGCTGGCGGCAGATCGAGACCATAGCGGCGGATGATATCGCGCGCATCGGCCATGGTGCTGGCATCGCCGATCGTCGGGCCTGAGGCGATGGCGGCGGGGTCGTCGCCCGGCACATCGGAGATCACCAGCGTCACGACGCGGGCGGGCTGCGCGGCTTGGGCCAATCGTCCGCCCTTGATCGCGGATAGATGCTTTCGCACGATGTTCATTTCGCTGATAGTCGCGCCACTCGCCAGCAGGGCGCGATTGACGGTCTGCTTGTCGGCAAGCGTCATGTCGCCCGCTGGAGCGACCATAAGCGCCGAGCCGCCGCCGGAGATCAGCGCGACCACGAGGTCATCCGGCGTCAGGCCTTTGACCGCCGCGAGAATGTCACGGGCGGCTGTCTCGCTCATCGCGTCCGGCACCGGATGCGACGCTTCCAGGATGCGGATGCGCCCGGTCGGAACGGCATGGCCGTAACGGGTGACGACGACGCCCGAAACATCGACATCAGGCCAAGCCGCGTCAAGCGCCGCCGCCATGGCGGCGGACGCTTTTCCCGCTCCGACGACCACGCAGCGCCCCCTCGGCTTCTCCGGCAGGTGCCGTAGTACCGCGGCGGCGGGATCGGCACTTGCCACGGCGGCATCGAAGAGGCGGCGCAGGACCGCGCGGCTCTGTGCATCTGTCCAGCGCATGTTTCCGCCCGCTAGACGTTCGAGGAATGGATCGCGTCCACCACCGCGTCGGTGACGTCCTTGGTGGTCGCGGTCCCGCCGACATCAGGGGTGAGGATGCCCGCGCCGGTGACACGCTCGACGGCGCGCATCAGGCGGGCAGAGGCCTCCTGTTCGCCGAGATGATCGAGCATCTGTGCGGCGGTCCAGAAGGTTGCGACCGGATTGGCAATGCCCTTGCCGGTGATGTCGAAGGCGGAGCCGTGGATCGGTTCGAACATGGAAGGGAAGCGGCGCTCCGGATCGATATTGGCAGTCGGCGCGACGCCGAGCGATCCGGCAAGCGCACCGGCGAGATCCGAGAGGATATCGGCATGGAGGTTGGTGGCGACGATGGTGTCGAGGCTCTGCGGCTTCAGCGACATGCGAACGGTCATGGCGTCGACCAGCATCTTGTCCCAGGTGACGTCGGGGAATTCCTCGGCCACTTCGGCGGCAATCTCGTCCCACATGACCATGCCGTGTCGTTGGGCATTGGATTTGGTGACGACGGTCAAGAACTTGCGCGGGCGTGATTGGGCGAGCTTGAAGGCATAGCGCATGATGCGCGTGACGCCGACGCGAGTGAAGATGGCGACTTCCGTGCCGACCTCTTCGGGCAGGCCCCTGTGAGCGCGGCCGCCATGGCCGGAATATTCGCCTTCCGAATTCTCCCGCACGATGACCCAATCAAGATCGCCGGGGCCGCAATTGCGCAGCGGCGGCGTTATGCCGGGCAGGATCTTCGTCGGACGGACATTGGCATACTGATCGAAGCCCTGGCAGATCGGCAGGCGCAGGCCCCAGAGCGTGATGTGATCGGGGACATCAGGCGCCCCGACCGCACCGAAGTAGATGGCGTCGAACTTTTTCAGCTGGGAAAGGCCGTCCGCGGGCATCATCACGCCATGCTTCTTGTAGTAGTCCGATCCCCAATCGAAATTCTCGACGTTGAACCTGATGCCACCGTCACGCTTTTCGAGCGCAGCAAGAACGGTGGTGCCGGCGGCGATGACTTCCGGGCCGATACCGTCGGCGGGGATGGCTGCAATTGCATATTCGCGCATTTTTCTCTCCGTAAAATGTAAGGGTTAGGACCGCTGGCCGGATGCGTCGATTGCCGACGCCTTGGCGCCGCCGTGGGACAGGATGAGCGTCAGAGCCGCCGACAGAACCAGGAGACCCGCGACGAAGCAGAGCCCGCCCGCAAAGCTGCCGGTCAGATCCTTGATCCATCCGATCATCGAGGGGCCGACGAAGCCGCCGAGATTGCCGATGGAGTTGATTGTAGCGATGCCTGCTGCCGCCGCCGGTCCGGACAGGAACAGCGTCGGCATGCTCCATAGCGGCGGTTTCGAGCAGCTGATGCCGATATTGACGAGGGTGAGCGCGATGAGGACCGCAAGCACGCCCGTCGCCCCGGCGGCAAAGACAAGTCCTGCTGCCGCCAGCAGGCAGGCGAGCACCACATGCCATGTGCGCTCGCCAGTCCTGTCGGAATGCCGTGCCCAGAGGACCATGGCGACGACCGCAAAGGTCGCGGGGATGGCATTCAGGAAACCAACCTCGAGCGAGGAAAGGCCGAACTCCTTGATGATCTGCGGCGCCCAGATGCCGAGCGTGTAGAGACCGGCCGACGTGCCGAAATAGACCATGGCAAGCGCGAGGACGCGCACGTCGACGAGGCCTGCCCAAATGCTGTGGCTTGCTTTGGCGCCTCTGGTCTTCTGCTCGTCTTCCATCGTCTTCATCAGCCAGTTGCGCTCCTCGTCGGACAGCCATTTTGCCTTGGCTGGGCGGTCGGTCAGGTAGAACAGTACGACGATGCCGAAAATGAGGGCCGGAACCGCCTCGATCAGGAACATCCACTGCCAGCCGGCAAGGCCCATCAACCCGTGCATCTGCATCAGCGCGCCGGAGATCGGTGAGCCCAGCACCGTCGAAAGCGGAGCCGCGGCCATGAACAGTGCCGTGACCGCAGCGCGGCGGCGAGCTGGGAACCAGAAGCTGAGATAGAGGATGATGCCCGGAAAGAAACCGGCTTCGGCGACGCCGAGCAGGAAGCGCAGGACATAGAAGCTGGTTGCTCCCTGAACGAAGGCCATCAGGCCCGAAACGATACCCCAGGTGATCATCACTCGGGCTATCCAGATGCGGGCGCCGACCTTGTTGAGAATGAGATTGGAGGGCACTTCGAACAGGAAATAGCCGAGGAAGAAGATGCCGGCGCCGAAGCCGAAGACGGTCGACGAGAAGCCGAGATCCTTGTTCATCTCCAGCGCCGCAAAACCGATGTTCACGCGGTCGAGGAACGCGATGAGATAGAGCAGCATGATGAAGGGAACGATGCGAATTGTTATCTTGCGCAGAACGCGCGTCTCCAGCTCATGGGCCACGGCTATTTCCTCCCAGAATGATGATGTTGGCGCACCTCCTGCGCCGTCACCCAAACGATGGGGGAGAAACCGCTCATGGACAACGAAACCAAAATTATATAAATTTTCGATATAATAAGAGGGCAAATCTTTGGAATTGCAGCAGTTACGTTGTTTCGTTGCGGTAGCTCAGGAACTGCATTTCGGTCGGGCAGCGCGCACGCTGGGCATCCTGCCGGCATCGCTTGGGCGGCAGATCCGGCTGCTAGAGGATTTTCTCGGCACGCGTCTCATGGAGCGAACGACCCGCAACGTCATGCTCACGCGGGACGGAACGGAGCTCTTGAAGGAGGCGAAGCAGGTTCTTGCACAGACCGATGCGATGACCGAGCGTTTCCGTCATCGCCGTCATCTTCCGCGCACGGGGATCAGGATCGGCGCGATCGACAGTGCGGCGGCCGGGCTCGTCCCGCAGCTGCTTCATGATCTGAAGCTGGAACGCCCGGAAATCTCCGTGCAGATTTCGGAGGAAAAGACCGTTCGCCTGCTCCCGAAACTGATATCGGGCCGGCTCGACCTCGTATTCATCAGACCCCCCGAAATCGCGGACCGGAAGATAAAGCTGCTTCGGCTTTTCAACGAAACGGCCGTTGTCGCGATCTCCGAGCATCATAGGCTTGCCGATCGCACGAGCATCGCTGTCGAGGAACTGGAGGATGAACCGCTCATCGTTCCCGATCGCCGTTCGAGACCGCATAGCCATGACATGACGATCAAGCTCTTCACCGAGGCTGGATTGACGGTCAGGATCGCACAGATGGCCGACGAGAAGCAGACGATCGTCAATCTGGTGGCCGCCGAGATCGGTCTGGCGATCGTCCCCCAATGGACATCGCGGCTTGCGGTCTCCGGTGTCCGGTACATTCCGCTTCGTCCTGGGCGGGAACGGACGACGGGACAACTTCCCCTCTATGCGGCCTGGCTGAAGGGCGTGCGCGATCCTCTCCGCGATACCCTGATCGGTATTCTCATGAAGCATCTGGCGGTCTATTCGGAAAACGCCTGATAGGCGCTGCATCGTCCCGTGCCCTTCGTAACGCTCGTCTGAACCGCTTCGCCGCCGATGGGCTGCTGCCGCGCGAGCAGCATCTTGTCGTTGCCTTCTGGCGGCGGGGTTTTGCGGAGGCGAAGCAAGCCTGATCGGGGAGCATCGCTGTGATCAGAGCTCTATCTCAGGAGTCCAGATGACGGCGCCTTACGCTACGCACGAAAAACCAGACGCTGACGACGATGATCGGCACGGAGATGCCCAGCGCGATCGAAAGCGTCGGTTCCACGATATCGTGGCCTAGTCCTTTTGCTGCGTAGTTGACGAGCCCAACGATGTAATAGGAGATCGCAGCCACCGACAGACTTTCGACTGTTTGCTGCAGCCGGAGCTGAAGTTTCACTCTTCGATCCATCGATGTCAGCAGTGCGGTATTCTGCCGAGCGAGTCCCACATCCACCCAGGTCCTTAAGAGCTCCGTGGTTCTCGAAAGCTTGATCGACAAGCTTTCCTGGCGCTCCTCAACAGATTTGCAAGTCCGCATCGCCGGCGCCAGCCGACGCTCCAGGAAGGAGCCGAGGGTCTCGCCCGCAATCGGTTCCTCCCCTAAAGTGGTGATCCGTTCGCTCACAATGGAATCATATGCTGTGCTCGCTCCGAAACGATAAAGCGATTGAGCGGCATTTGCCTGCAGTTCGGATGCGAGACGGGTGATCTCGGCGAGCATCTCATCCGCACTCTCCCATACCTGGCCTTTCATTCGCTGGGTGACGGCCCCGAGAGCTTCCTCGATCGCGCGTATTTCGGGCGACAATGATTGCGCAAGCGGCAATGCCAGCATTGCCAGGGTGCGGTAGGTCTCGATGTCGAGAAGACACTGGACCGTTGCGCCGCGACCAAGATCGGTTAAGCCCCGATCTATGAGCAGCATGCGGGTGAGGCCATCGCCGTCTTGGCGGAAGTCGGTGGCGACTTCGGCCAATCCATCGCGAATCCGGCTGCGGCAGAGGCTGGCGCTGTCGAATGAGGTGAGCGCCGCTTCCGCCTGCGCGCCCTCCGGCCATATCTCCAGCCGGATACCGGAAATGAAGCTTCCAGGAGCGCGGAAGCTGCCGCCGAAGGGGTGCAGCGCGATCACGGTCCAAGGATCCGCCATGGCTGGCCCGTCCCAAAACCAAGTCGAAAATTCCGTGTGCCGCTCCCAGCGCAAGGTCCCTTGGCCCCATTGCACGGTGCAATGCCTTGATGTTCGATCCGGCACGGACACACCTTGAGAGCGGGCCATGGTCTCAATGGCCTCATGATGACTTGTCTGGCCGGTTTCCATCAGGAACGCCAATTGGAGGATCACGCGCGGAGATGTTACGGCAACAAAAGGGCGCGCATGTATTTCACCAAGCGCCTGGGCGCGATTTTCCGCCGGTGGGAACGATAGAGAGGTGGGGGACTGCTTCTTGCTCGCGGCCTTCTGCTCTTTCGCCATCTATCTGCGACCTCCGAGCTCATCGATACGATACAGCAAGTCAGCGGGGACTTTCGTAATCCCAGGTGGCATCGGCGTCCCCTCCCGCTCAAAGAGGGATACATGTTCGATGAGCATATATTCACCTTCCTTTTCGACGTTGGAGACTGGTCGAGATTTAACAAGGGGAACTTTACATAAGAGGGGCAGGGCGAGCCACAGGCAATCGGCAATGTTTTTCGGGGTGAACCAGCGTGTCTCGTTGCGCAAATAATCTACTATTTTTATAGACTACTCATGCATTCGATGTTTAAGTAGCGGTCGCCGGTCGTTCCGATCCGGCGCCTGTTTCCCCATTCCGAGATGCTCCCATGACCCAATCGAACACTACCGCCAACGACGCTCCCGCTCCGAAGGTCATCGACCGCATCGCGTCCTATGTCCCTGAACTCGTTGCGATTCGTCGTGACCTTCATGCGCATCCGGAGATTGGATTCGAGGAGATCAGGACCTCCGGCATCGTCGCCGACAAGCTGGCGTCCTGGGGCATCGAGGTTCATCGCGGTATCGGCAAGACCGGCGTTGTCGGGCGGCTGGTCGGGCGGCATCCGGGCAATCGGTCGGTCGGGCTTAGAGCCGACATGGATGCGCTGCCGATGCCGGAAGAAACCGGTCTGCCCTATGCTTCCATCTATCCGAACCGCTTCCACGGCTGCGGTCACGACGCGCATACCGCCATTCTTCTGGGCACAGCACGCTACCTTGCCGAGACCCGCGATTTCGCCGGCACCGTCACCTTCATCTTTCAGCCGGCGGAGGAGGGCTTGGGTGGTGCCCGTGCGATGATCGCCGACGGGCTGTTCGATCGCTTTCCCGTCGATGAGATCTATGGGCTCCACAACGCGACCTTTCTGGCGCCGGATCATCTGCATGTGACGGCTGGAACGGTGCTTGCCGGTGCCGACTTCTTCGACGTGACGTTCAAGGGCAAGGGTGCGCATGGGGCTCATCCGGATGCCGGGCGCGATCCGATCCCGGCAATCACCGAACTTGTCCAGGCGCTTCAGACCATCGTCAGCCGAAACGTCCCGCCGACCGAGCCTGCCGTTCTCTCGGTCACCAAGATAGGGGCTGGTTCGGCCTACAACGTGATCCCGGAGACGGCGAGCATCGGCGGGACGATCCGCGCGTTTTCCGATGAGGTCAGGGAGCTGATCCGCACCCGGCTCACCACCATCGCCCGGAATGTCGCGGCCGCCCATGATCTGACCGCCGAGATCGATATCCGCGACATCTTTTCGGTCCTGACCAATGATGCGGAACATGTCGATATCGTTGCTGATATCGGGCGCGAGGTCCTGGGACAGACACGGGTTTCCACGGCACCGAAGCGGGCGATGGGCAGCGAGGATTTTGCGGACTTTCTGTTGCATGCGCCCGGAGCTTTCTTCACGCTCGGCCATGCAGGCACCGTTCCGGCGCACAATCCCGGCTTCATCGTCGATGACGCCATCCTGCCGGTCGGCGCGACATTGTTCGCCCGCCTAGTGGAGAGCAGGCTCAAGGCTGCGTGAAACGTCCGAGCGCACCAACGATGAGGGCTGCGAAAAACCATCTCCCGTTGCCGTGGACGGGAATTGCCTGAGGCCGGTGCAGGTTGAAGGTTCATTCTCCGTAGTAATCCAAATATAGCATAGTAATTCTATAAACAATATTGAATGAACTGGCGGGTACGATACCCTCTGGATGCATTCCAGTTCGAGGCATCAGATGACAATCGCACGCAATTTGAAGACATTGACGCTCTTGGGGTTTATCTCTTTAGCGCTTCCCCAGGCAGCTTTCTCGGCCGAGGACAATAAGCCGGTGCAGGGTGGGACGCTGATCTATCTGGAGCAGCAAGCCCACACCAACCTTTATCCGCCGGCTGGAGGCTTCTATCCGAACGGTGGGATTCTGAACCAGATCACCGACAAATTGACCTATCAGAACCCGAAGACGTTGCAGGTCGAACCGTGGATCGCCGAGTCCTGGACCGTCAATGACAGCGCGACGGAATATACCTTCAAGATCCGCAAGGGTGTCACCTTTTCCGATGGCACGCCGCTTGACGCCAGCGCTGTCGCCAAGAACTACGATACCTTTGGCCTCGGCAACAAGGAGTTGAAGCAACCGGCCTCGGAGGTCATCAATAACTATGATCACAGCGAAGTCGTCGATCCCTACACGGTGAAATTCTATTTCAAGAAGTCGTCGCCCGGCTTCCTGCAGGGCACGTCGGTGATCGGTTCCGGCATTGTTTCTCTGAAGACGCTGGCATTGCCGTTCGATCAGTTCGGCGACGCGACGAAGATCATCGGCTCAGGCCCCTTCGTCGTCGAAAGCGAGACGCTCGGCAAGCAGCTCGCGCTGAAGGCTCGCACGGATTACAATTGGGGTCCGGCCAAGCTCGAACATCAGGGCAGGGCCTATCTCGACGGTATCAAATACATCATCACCGGCGAGGACAGCGTCCGCATCGGCGCGCTGCTGTCCGGCCAGGCCGATTTCATCCGTCAGCTCCAAGCCTATGACGAAAAGCAGGTAAGCGACCAGAGTTTCGCGATCTATGCTGCGCCGACGCGCGGCGTGAACGACAGTGTCGCCTTCCGGCCGGACAATCCGCTCGTCGCCGATATCAAGGTTCGTCAGGCACTGCTGCATGCCACGGATAACAAGGAGATCGTCGATACCCTGTTTTCGGCGAATTATCCGCAGGCAAAGTCGATCATTTCGTCGGCCGCCGCCGGCTATGAGGACCTGTCCACGAAACTCACCTATGACCCCGCGCTCGCCGAAAAACTTCTCGACGAAGCTGGCTGGGCCAAGGGGTCGGGCGGCGTGCGGCAGAAGGACGGTAAGCCACTGGCACTCGCCGTCTACGAATCCTTGCCGCAGCCGCAGAACAAGGCTGTGCTGCAACTCGTCGCCCAGCAATGGGCCAAGATCGGCGTCAAGCTACAGGTGCTTGCCGGCACCTCCGGCAATGTGGTGACGGACATTGTCGATCCGGCAAAGACGCCGCTTGTCGTCGCCGAAGTCGGCCGCGCCGATCCGGATGTCATCAAGAGCCAGTTCTATCCGAAGAACCGCGATGCGCTGTTGCAGAAGGGCGGGCTCAATCCAAAGGCCATCTTCTTCGACGAAAAGCTGAACGGCATCCTCGAGACCGTCGCCTCCGAGACAGACCGCGGCAAGCGACTGGCGGCAGCGAAGGCAGCACAGGAGTATCTGCTGGATCAGGCCTATGTCATTCCTTTCTTCGAGGAGCCACAGGTGTTTGCCGGTGCGCCCTATGTGAAGGGGATCGCTTTCGAGGCCGTCGGCCGGCCGGCGTTCTACAGCACATGGCTCGCCGAACATTGATGATGGCGCTCGGTCCGGCATTTCGCCGGACCGATGCTTCTTGAAGACATGGTAATCGGCATGACGAAATACATATTATCGCGGATCGGACAGTCGCTGCTCGTTCTCTGGGCGGCGTTCACCATATCCTTCGTGTTGCTGCAATCGATGCCGGGCGATGCGATACTCATCAAATTCCAGAGTCCGGACTATGGGCTGAGCCCCGAACAGCTTGCCGATATCAGGGCCGCCTATGGCGCCGATGGATCGATCCTGCAGCAATATGTCCATACGATCTGGAATTTCCTCACCGGTCATTTCGGCTATTCATTGCAGGCAGGCGTTGCCGTGAGCACTCTGATCGCCACCAATCTGCCGTCGACGCTGTTGCTTGCAGGCTTCGGCTTTCTGGTTGCCGCCATTCTCGCAGTCCTTATCGCCGTATTGTCCAATCTCCCAGGGCTTGTCTGGCTGCGCGGCGTCATCCAGTCGTTGCCTTCGCTTTTCATTTCCGTGCCGACCTTCTGGCTCGGTATTATGCTCATCCAGATATTTTCGTTTCGGCTCCGCCTCGTCCCGGTGATCAATCCCGGTCCCTGGGAAGGACTGATCCTGCCGATCCTCACGGTGGCCGTACCGATTTCCGCGCCGCTTGCGCAAATCTTGCTGAAGAATATCGACGAGGTCCTGACGCGCCCCTTCGTGCCGGTGGCACGCGCCAAGGGTCTTTCGCATGTGCAGGTCCTCTGGCGGCATGTCGCCAAGAACACGCTCCTGCCGGTTCTGACCGTTGCGGGATTGTTGCTAGGGCAGTTGATCGCAAGCGCGGTCGTCACCGAGACGGTCTTCGGCCTGAACGGCATCGGCGGGCTCACCAAGCAGGCGGTGGATAGCCAGGACGTTGCCGTGCTGCAAGCGATCGTCGTCATCGCGGCGACGGCCTTCGTCACCATCAATCTCGTCGTCGATCTGCTCTATCCGATCCTCGATCCGCGCCTCAAGGCGAAGCTGGGAGCGACGCGATGACGATCCTCGAAACCGCTGACCGTCATCGCGATACAGATGCCCCCGATCCGGTCGGCGGAGCGCCCGTAGTGCCGCTTGACGGCGGTGAAGGGCAGGCCGAGACACGCCGCATCTCGCTGCGCATTCAGCCGGGCCTCGTTCTTGCTTGCCTGGTGCTGGCGCTGGCCGTGTTATGGGCGCTCCTACCCGGTATTTTCACGACCTATGATCCGGTGCAGGGGCTACCCGGGCAGCATCTGCGGCCGCCGAGTGCTGCACATCTCCTTGGCACGGATTCGCTGGGCCGTGACCTCTATGCCCGTATCGTTTATGGTTCTGTACATTCACTGTCAGGGGCGCTTGCCGCCGTCGGCATTGCTCTTGTCGTCGGAACGACGCTGGGTGTTCTCGCCGGCTCGCTTGGCGGAAGGCTGGAGACGGCCATCATGCGGCTGGTGGACGTCATGCTGTCGATTCCGGACCTGCTGTTGTCGCTCAGCATCATCGTCCTGCTCGGCTTCGGCACGGTCAATGCGGCAATCGCCGTCGGCATCACCCTGATTGCGAAGTTCGCGCGGCTTGTGCGCTCGGAGGTCGTGACCGTGCGGCGAAGCGACTATGTCGAAGCTGCGTTCGGCAGCGGCGGCACGTTCTTCAAGGTGCTGTGGCGCCATATCCTGCCGAACTCGCTGACTTCGGTCATCGCTTTTGCCGCGCTTCAGGCAGGCTGGGCCATTCTTCAGCTCTCGACACTCGGTTTCCTCGGCTATGGCGCACCGCCGCCGACACCGGAATGGAGTCTGTTGATTGCGGAGGGGCGCAATTACATCGCGACCGCCTGGTGGCTGACGGCTGCCCCTGGCGTCATTGTCGTCCTAGTCGTCGTCTCTATCAACCGCATCAGCCGGGCAATCGGGAGTGTCAATCGATGACGATTTCCCCAGCGAGTATATCAAGTGAAACGGTCGCATCCGTCCTGGAGGTCTCCGGCCTGACGATCGCCTATCGTGACCGGAGCGGGTTACGCCCGGCCGTTCATGGCATTAATTTCACGGTGAATGCCGGGGAGGTTGTGGCGCTGGTGGGCGAATCCGGTTCCGGTAAGAGCTCGACGGCTCAGGCACTGATCGGATTGCTTCCCGAGGGCGGGCTTCTGCAGCAGGGCATAATCCGATTGAACGGCCAGGATATTGCCGGCTGGCCGCAGAAGCGGCTGGACGGCATCCGTGGGTCGGTCATCAGCCTCGTTCCGCAGGATCCGGGCAGTTCCCTCAATCCGGTGAGGACGATCGGCGATCAGGTTGCCGAGATCCTCGTCATTCATGGCAGGGCATCGGGAGCTGCCGCCTATCTGCAGGCAATCGAGCTTTTGGAGCGCGTCGGCCTCAGCCAGCCGCAGCTTCGCGCGAAACAATATCCGCACGAGTTGTCCGGCGGCATGCGGCAGCGGGTGCTGATCGCCATCGCCATCGCGCTGAAGCCCTCCCTCATCATTGCCGACGAGCCGACGAGCGCGCTTGATGTCACCGTGCAGAAGCACATCCTCGATCTCATCGATGACCTGCGCCGGGAATATGGCACGGCCATCCTGCTGGTGACGCACGATCTCGGCGTTGCCGCCGACCGATCGGACAGGCTTATCGTGTTGCAACATGGCCGCATTCAGGAGCAAGGTCGCACCGCCGATATCGTTCGAAACCCGCAGAGCGCCTATACGCGCCGGCTGCTTGCCGATGCGCCGTCCCTGAACGCGCGGGTGCCGCGCGCCGCGCGTCCGGACAGCGCGGCATCCAAGCCGGCTGACGACATTATCGTTGTCGACGGGCTAGTGCAGGATTTCGGCCCCGGCGGCAAGAAGGATAGCTTCAGGGCCGTGGACGATCTGTCCTTTCGAGTCAGACGCGGCACCACGCACGCGATCGTCGGCGAGTCCGGGTCCGGCAAGACGACGGCCATACGGATCGTCTCCGCCTTTCAGCGGCCAACAGCCGGCAAGGTCTTCATCGACGGGCTAGAGTTGTCATCGCTGCGCGGCGAGACGCTGCGGCTTTTCCGCAAGAAGATCCAGCTGGTTTACCAGAACCCCTTCAGCTCGCTTGATCCGCGCCAGACGATCGCGAGGATCGTCGAGGAGCCGTTGTTGAATTTCGAGCGGCTGCCACGGGCCGATCGGTTGGCAAGGGTGACAGCGACGATCGAAAAGGTTGGCCTTCCCGCCGACGTCCTGCAACGGCGGCCGCATGCGCTTTCGGGCGGACAGCGCCAACGCGTCGCGATCGCCCGCGCGCTGGTGCTCGACCCGGAAATTCTCGTTCTGGACGAAGCCGTCTCCGCGCTCGATGTGACCGTTCAGGCGCAGATCCTGGCGCTTCTGGATGAGCTTCAGCGCGAGCTGGGCCTGACCTACCTGTTTGTCTCGCATGATCTCGCCGTGGTCAGGCAGATCTCCGACACTGTCTCTGTCCTCAATGACGGCAAGCTGGTCGAGGGTGGCTCGATTGACGATGTCTTCGACAATCCGCAGAGCGCTTATACGCGCGAGCTGATCGATGCCGTTCCGG
Coding sequences within:
- a CDS encoding M20 aminoacylase family protein, encoding MTQSNTTANDAPAPKVIDRIASYVPELVAIRRDLHAHPEIGFEEIRTSGIVADKLASWGIEVHRGIGKTGVVGRLVGRHPGNRSVGLRADMDALPMPEETGLPYASIYPNRFHGCGHDAHTAILLGTARYLAETRDFAGTVTFIFQPAEEGLGGARAMIADGLFDRFPVDEIYGLHNATFLAPDHLHVTAGTVLAGADFFDVTFKGKGAHGAHPDAGRDPIPAITELVQALQTIVSRNVPPTEPAVLSVTKIGAGSAYNVIPETASIGGTIRAFSDEVRELIRTRLTTIARNVAAAHDLTAEIDIRDIFSVLTNDAEHVDIVADIGREVLGQTRVSTAPKRAMGSEDFADFLLHAPGAFFTLGHAGTVPAHNPGFIVDDAILPVGATLFARLVESRLKAA
- a CDS encoding LysR family transcriptional regulator encodes the protein MELQQLRCFVAVAQELHFGRAARTLGILPASLGRQIRLLEDFLGTRLMERTTRNVMLTRDGTELLKEAKQVLAQTDAMTERFRHRRHLPRTGIRIGAIDSAAAGLVPQLLHDLKLERPEISVQISEEKTVRLLPKLISGRLDLVFIRPPEIADRKIKLLRLFNETAVVAISEHHRLADRTSIAVEELEDEPLIVPDRRSRPHSHDMTIKLFTEAGLTVRIAQMADEKQTIVNLVAAEIGLAIVPQWTSRLAVSGVRYIPLRPGRERTTGQLPLYAAWLKGVRDPLRDTLIGILMKHLAVYSENA
- a CDS encoding tartrate dehydrogenase, which gives rise to MREYAIAAIPADGIGPEVIAAGTTVLAALEKRDGGIRFNVENFDWGSDYYKKHGVMMPADGLSQLKKFDAIYFGAVGAPDVPDHITLWGLRLPICQGFDQYANVRPTKILPGITPPLRNCGPGDLDWVIVRENSEGEYSGHGGRAHRGLPEEVGTEVAIFTRVGVTRIMRYAFKLAQSRPRKFLTVVTKSNAQRHGMVMWDEIAAEVAEEFPDVTWDKMLVDAMTVRMSLKPQSLDTIVATNLHADILSDLAGALAGSLGVAPTANIDPERRFPSMFEPIHGSAFDITGKGIANPVATFWTAAQMLDHLGEQEASARLMRAVERVTGAGILTPDVGGTATTKDVTDAVVDAIHSSNV
- a CDS encoding DUF3422 domain-containing protein gives rise to the protein MAKEQKAASKKQSPTSLSFPPAENRAQALGEIHARPFVAVTSPRVILQLAFLMETGQTSHHEAIETMARSQGVSVPDRTSRHCTVQWGQGTLRWERHTEFSTWFWDGPAMADPWTVIALHPFGGSFRAPGSFISGIRLEIWPEGAQAEAALTSFDSASLCRSRIRDGLAEVATDFRQDGDGLTRMLLIDRGLTDLGRGATVQCLLDIETYRTLAMLALPLAQSLSPEIRAIEEALGAVTQRMKGQVWESADEMLAEITRLASELQANAAQSLYRFGASTAYDSIVSERITTLGEEPIAGETLGSFLERRLAPAMRTCKSVEERQESLSIKLSRTTELLRTWVDVGLARQNTALLTSMDRRVKLQLRLQQTVESLSVAAISYYIVGLVNYAAKGLGHDIVEPTLSIALGISVPIIVVSVWFFVRSVRRRHLDS
- a CDS encoding glycerate kinase type-2 family protein produces the protein MRWTDAQSRAVLRRLFDAAVASADPAAAVLRHLPEKPRGRCVVVGAGKASAAMAAALDAAWPDVDVSGVVVTRYGHAVPTGRIRILEASHPVPDAMSETAARDILAAVKGLTPDDLVVALISGGGSALMVAPAGDMTLADKQTVNRALLASGATISEMNIVRKHLSAIKGGRLAQAAQPARVVTLVISDVPGDDPAAIASGPTIGDASTMADARDIIRRYGLDLPPAARAVLDEGKETPKPEALSGEVTIIAAPSLALAAAAEEARRNGLIPLILGDAIEGEAREAGIVMAGIARSAKTKGLPIRTPAVLLSGGETTVSIGKGPAGAGGRNTEFLLGLAVGLAGADGIFAIAGDSDGIDGTEDAAGAIVTPDTLTRARLLGLDARAYLAAHDTYRYFAELGDLVKTGPTLTNVNDIRAIMIV
- a CDS encoding MFS transporter, with the translated sequence MAHELETRVLRKITIRIVPFIMLLYLIAFLDRVNIGFAALEMNKDLGFSSTVFGFGAGIFFLGYFLFEVPSNLILNKVGARIWIARVMITWGIVSGLMAFVQGATSFYVLRFLLGVAEAGFFPGIILYLSFWFPARRRAAVTALFMAAAPLSTVLGSPISGALMQMHGLMGLAGWQWMFLIEAVPALIFGIVVLFYLTDRPAKAKWLSDEERNWLMKTMEDEQKTRGAKASHSIWAGLVDVRVLALAMVYFGTSAGLYTLGIWAPQIIKEFGLSSLEVGFLNAIPATFAVVAMVLWARHSDRTGERTWHVVLACLLAAAGLVFAAGATGVLAVLIALTLVNIGISCSKPPLWSMPTLFLSGPAAAAGIATINSIGNLGGFVGPSMIGWIKDLTGSFAGGLCFVAGLLVLSAALTLILSHGGAKASAIDASGQRS